The Echinicola jeungdonensis genome segment AAGAAATCAAACAATTGACACCAAGGCAAATTGTCCAGGAGTTAGATAAATATATCATTGGACAGGAAGAAGCTAAAAGAAATGTGGCTATTGCCCTTAGAAACAGGATCAGAAGAATGATGGTTAAGACTGATCTGCAAAAGGATATTGTTCCTAATAATATTCTGATGATTGGTGCTACCGGGGTAGGAAAGACGGAGATTGCCAGGAGGCTTGCCAGTGTGGCCAATGCTCCATTTACAAAGGTGGAAGCTTCCAAATTTACTGAAGTAGGGTATGTAGGGCGTGATGTGGAGAGCATGGTAAGAGACTTGGTGGAGCAATCCATCAATTTGGTGAAGGAAGCTAAAAATGAGGAGGTAAAAGAAAGAGCCGCTGAAAATGTGGAGGATATTTTGTTGGATATTTTGATTCCCCCAGTCAAAACGCCCACCTACAGTGCTACTTCTTCTACAGCCCAACAGGGAGAGTTTGACCCAGATAAGGCTTCAGAACAGGAGCTAAATGAAAGAACCAGGGAGCGTTTCCGTGAAAAACTTAAAAATGGTGAACTGGAGGAGAGGAAAGTGGAGATCAATGTCAAACAATCTTCCAATGTGGGAGTTGGCATGATCGGTAATGGGATGATAGATGATGCCAGTATGGCCGGGCTTCAGGATATGTTGAGTGGAATGATGCCCAAAAAGACCAAAAAGAGAAAATTGACCATTGCCGAGGCCAGGAAAATTTTGATGGAAGAGGAAACTTCCAAACTTATAGATTTTGATGAAGTCAAAGAAGAAGCCATCCATTTGGCTGAAAACAATGGGATTATTTTTGTTGATGAGGTGGATAAAATTGCCTCCAAGAGCGGCCAGGGAAGTGGTGGCCCCGATGTAAGCAGGGAAGGTGTCCAAAGGGACCTTCTTCCCATAGTGGAAGGAAGTGCAGTCAATACTAAATATGGATTGGTGCACACCGATCATGTGCTGTTTATTGCTGCGGGTGCTTTCCATGTGAGCAAACCCTCTGACCTTATCCCGGAATTGCAAGGACGTTTCCCCATCAGGGTGGAATTGGATAACCTTACTCAAAAGGATTTTGCCAGGATTTTGAGGGAACCCAAAAATGCCCTGACCAAGCAATACCAGGCCTTGTTCAAAGCTGAGGAAGTTTCATTGGAATATTCGGATGAAGCTATAGAGGAAATTGCCCGTTTGGCCTTCAAGATTAACGAAGAAGTCGAAAATATTGGTGCAAGAAGACTTCATACTGTTATGAGTCATTTATTGAATGATTTCTTATTTGACGTTCCAGATACCATTGAGGCCAATTCTAAAATTCTGATCACCAAGGAAATGGTGGAAGATAGGTTGAGTTCTTTGGTGAAAAATAGAGATCTTTCTCAATATATATTGTAATTAAAATGATTTTAAGCCAAAACATAAAAGAAATTCCTTTTGTTTTGGCTATAAAATTTTAATCCTATGAAAAACAAGCTTTTTATTGTTACAGGTAGCAGCAAAGGTTTGGGTAAAGCCCTTGTGGAGGCATTAGTAAAAGAAGATGGTAGTCAGGTAATTGGGGTTTCCAGGTCTACAATGGATGATATCTCTGGTATTGAACATGTAAAATTGGATTTGGGAGATATCCAGGAATTGGAGAAAAAACTGGACAGGATTTTTCCAATTGATGATTTTGACCAGGTGGTATTGATCAATAATGCGGGTTGGATCGGTGAAATTGCCCCTGTGGGAAAATTGACCCCTGAAGGAATTGCCAAACTCCAAACGGTTAATGTGGTTGCTCCGGCCATTTTGATGAATGAATTTGTGAGGAGGTATGGGAAACAAATGGAAACCAAAAAAGTTATTGTTAATATTTCTTCCGGAGCTGCCAATAAAAATATCGATGGATGGTCCGGATACAGCAGTACCAAAGCCGCCCTGAACAGGATGACAGCCATTGCCCAGGAAGAAAGCGAACTTCATGATTATGGAATCCAATATTATGCACTTTCTCCAGGGGTTATTGATACTCCCATGCAGGAAGAAATCAGGTCAAGCCAAAAGGATGATTTTAGCAATGTAGAAAAATTCAAAGCGTTAAAGGCCAATGCTGAGCTGAGCACGCCTAAAAATACCGCTCAAAAAGTCTTGCATTTGATACGGAATGTTCAGGATTATAAAGAGGTCTTTCAGGATGTAAGAGAGTTTTAATCCTGAATCTGTGTTTTATTTTTAGGGAAATCAAAAAACCAAGCCTTTGCATTAAACCTTCCCACTTCATTCC includes the following:
- the hslU gene encoding ATP-dependent protease ATPase subunit HslU, with amino-acid sequence MKEIKQLTPRQIVQELDKYIIGQEEAKRNVAIALRNRIRRMMVKTDLQKDIVPNNILMIGATGVGKTEIARRLASVANAPFTKVEASKFTEVGYVGRDVESMVRDLVEQSINLVKEAKNEEVKERAAENVEDILLDILIPPVKTPTYSATSSTAQQGEFDPDKASEQELNERTRERFREKLKNGELEERKVEINVKQSSNVGVGMIGNGMIDDASMAGLQDMLSGMMPKKTKKRKLTIAEARKILMEEETSKLIDFDEVKEEAIHLAENNGIIFVDEVDKIASKSGQGSGGPDVSREGVQRDLLPIVEGSAVNTKYGLVHTDHVLFIAAGAFHVSKPSDLIPELQGRFPIRVELDNLTQKDFARILREPKNALTKQYQALFKAEEVSLEYSDEAIEEIARLAFKINEEVENIGARRLHTVMSHLLNDFLFDVPDTIEANSKILITKEMVEDRLSSLVKNRDLSQYIL
- a CDS encoding SDR family NAD(P)-dependent oxidoreductase; the protein is MKNKLFIVTGSSKGLGKALVEALVKEDGSQVIGVSRSTMDDISGIEHVKLDLGDIQELEKKLDRIFPIDDFDQVVLINNAGWIGEIAPVGKLTPEGIAKLQTVNVVAPAILMNEFVRRYGKQMETKKVIVNISSGAANKNIDGWSGYSSTKAALNRMTAIAQEESELHDYGIQYYALSPGVIDTPMQEEIRSSQKDDFSNVEKFKALKANAELSTPKNTAQKVLHLIRNVQDYKEVFQDVREF